A region of the Geomonas subterranea genome:
GCAGCGGCGCACCTCGCAACCCTTTCGGGCTGCAGTTGCTGCTCGGTAACGATTTCCCCCTGATGACCGAAAACCAGCTGCGCAACCTGGAAGAACAGCGGATCACCCTGGTGCAGGGAATTTTCCAGGCGCCGGGAGGGAGATGATTTTTCTAACAGCAGGGCAGGGATAGGAGGTTCGCCATGAAAAATGCCGCCAGGAGGTTTTCGCTCTTACCACATCCGAAGGAGGGGCCGGCCATGCCGCAGCTCAAGGATTGCACCCTGACCCTGGAGGACCGGGTCGCAGTTCTGACGTTCCAGCGCGACGATGTCCGCAATGCCCTCACCGGAACCGCCCTCGCCGAAGACATCATCACCACCATCAACTGGGTAAACGCGGAAGATTGCGTCTCCGTCCTGGTCATGACCGGCGCCGGATCGGCGTTTTCCTCCGGCGGAAACGTGAAGGAGATGCAAGCTCAAAGCGGCATTTTCGGCGGCTCGCCGGTCCAGGTCCAGGACAAGTACCGCCGCGGCATCCAGCAGATCCCGCTTCTGCTGCACAAGGCCGAGATCCCCGTCATCGCCGCGATCAACGGTCCTGCCATCGGGGCCGGATTCGACCTTGCCAACATGTGCGACATCCGCATCGCCTCCACCCGCGCCAAGGTCGGAGAGACCTTCATAAACCTCGGCATCACCCCCGGCGACGGCGGAGCCTGGTTCATGCAGCGGCTTTTGGGGTACCAGCGGGCCGCCGAGCTCATCTTCACCGGGCGTGTGATCGACGCCGCCGAGGCGCTGAAGCTCGGCATCTTCCTCGAGGTGGTCGATCCGGAGGAACTCCTGCCGCGCACCATGGAGCTGGCGCGCGAGATCGCCTCCAAGCCCCCCGTGACGCTCAGGCTCACCAAGCGGATGATGAAGCTCGCCCAGAGAAGCGATCTTCCCGACTTCCTCGACCTCTGCGCCTGCTTCCAGTCCTTCGCGCATCATACCGAGGACCACCTGGAGGCGGTCGACGCCTTCCTGGAGAAGCGGAAGCCCACCTACAAGGGGCGCTGACATGAGCGTATCGGAGACAACGACGGGTAACGGGGGAGCCGGCGCCGGGATCATCGACGTCCATGCCCACTGCTTCACCTCGAAGAACCTGGCGGCGGACGTCGCCCGGCAACTGGCGCGACTTCGGGAGCGCGGGATCACCCACGTGGCCGTGGCAGGGATGGTGAACGACCGCTGCGATGCGAAGCAGATCTGGGGGCTCGTTCCCGACTGGGTGGAAAACCGGGGTGACGGCCTCTTCGATGAGGCCCACGATCTCCTGGAGCACGCCCGGCTTTCCAAAGGGGCCATCGTCCCGCTGCTTGACACCCGTTACCTTTGGGGAGACGTCTCCGGCGCCTTGGGGCGGTATCTGAGGCAGGGGTTCCGCGGCATCAAGGGGATCTATCTCCCCGACTCCGGGAATGACCTGGGCGTGAAGGGTGTGCCGGATACCTTCGGCATCACGGTGGCCGAGTACCGCAAGAGGGAATGGGAGATCTTCTCCTTCGCCGAGGCGAACGACCTCCCGGTCCTGTACCACATCGATGCCAGGCGCTACGGCGACACCATGGCGGCCCTTCTGGCCGACTTCCCGAGGGTGCGCGTGAACTTTCCCCATTTCGGGATCGGCAGGAAGGCCTTCAGCCCGTTCCTTGACCGCTACCCCAACCTGTTCACCGACTTCTCGGGGCTTCTCCCGCACATGAGGGAGAACCGGGCGAGCTACCGCGACTTCATCCTGCAGTACCATGACCGGGTCTGCTTCGGGAGCGACGCCATCCTCTACAAGGTCGAGGGCTCCGCTCATTACCTGGACGCGCTGCACGACCTGGGGCTTTCCGAAGAGGTGCTGCACAAGGTGTGTGTCGAGAACCCGCACCGACTGATGGGGAGTGCACTCCGGAGCGCTTGATCAGCCCTGGTCTTTGCCGCATGCGTCCGGATTTCCTGCCCGGTGGGAGGGTAGGGGAGGGCGCGGGATGTTTTCACATAAAAAATCCCCTCACCCTGACCCTCTCCCAGAGGGAGAGGGGACCGGTGAAAAACCTTGGGGCGGTTGCCCAGGCGTCCCCGCCCCCGGAGGGGGAGGGACAGGGAGGGGCTCTGTGTCTTTCCCCCTCCTGGCCTCCCCCTCCTGGCCTCCCCCCTCCTGGGGGAGGTATCGAGTTTCCCCTTACCTGATACCTTCCGGCGGTGGAGCCGGTAGGCATGTTTCTCTAAAAAAGAAATTGCTGTAACACCGTTCTCTTTTTTTGTTGACAGTAAAATGGTATTGTAGTACCTATTTACCAACTAGCGACGGAGCGGCTCCATGGAACGCCGCACCAAGAGGAGAAACACCATGTCCGAGGTCTACCTTGTCGAAGCTTTGAGAACACCGTTGGGATCCTTTGGAGGCGCTCTTTCCGATGTGGAGGCCCCGCGTCTTGCCGCAACGGTGATGAAGGAAATCCTGCAGCGTACCGGGCTCCCGGCTGACGCTGTCGACGAGGTCATCGTCGGGCAGGTCCTCTCCGGCGGCAGCGGCCAGGCCCCGGCCAGGCAGGCGCTGCGTTACGCGGGACTCCCCGACAACGTCCCGGCCCTGACCATCAACAAGGTCTGCGGTTCGGGGTTGAAGGCGATCATGCTCGGCGCGGGCTCGATCCGGCTGGGTGACGCCGAGGTGGTGCTGGCGGGCGGCATGGAGAACATGTCCCTCGCTCCGTACGCGCTCAGCAAGGGTCGCTACGGCTACCGGATGGGGAACGCCGAGATGCTCGACCTCCTGGTCCATGACGGCCTCATCGACCCCTACAGCGGCAGCCACATGGGGGTGATCGCCGAGGCGAGCGCCGAGAAGAACGGCATCAGCCGCTCCACCCAGGACACCTACGCCCTCGCCTCCTACATGAAGGCGCAGGCGGCGCAGACGGACGGGGTGTTCGCGGACGAGATCGTGCCGGTCACCAAGAAGGGCCGCGGCGGCGAGGTGGTGGTCAAGGACGACGAGGAGCCGTTCAAGGTCGACTTCAAGAAACTCCCCGAGCTCCGCGCCGCCTTCAAGAAGGAAGGGACCATCACCGCGGGGAACGCCTCGACCATCAACGACGGCGCCGGCATGACCCTTCTGGCCAGTGCCGCTGCGGTGAAGAAACATGGGCTGAAGCCCAAGGCCCGCCTGGTGGCCTACGCTACCAACAGCGTCCACCCCGACGACTTCACCGAGGCGCCGGTAGGGGCGATCGAGAAGGCGTGCGCAAAGGCCGGCCTTTCCGTCGCCGACATCGATCTCTTCGAGATCAACGAGGCCTTCGCGATGGTGCCGCTCATCGCCTTCAAAAAGCTCGGCATCGACCCGGAGAAGGTCAACGTGAACGGCGGCGCCGTCGCCATCGGCCACCCCCTGGGTGCCAGCGGCGCCCGCATCACCGCGACCCTGGTCCGTGAGCTCAAAAAAAGAAAAGCGCGCTACGGTCTCGCCACCCTCTGCATCGGCGGCGGCGAGGCGGTGGCGGTCATCCTCGAGTCCGTTCAGGAGGCAATATGATCAGGAAGGTTGGTGTTCTCGGCGCAGGGCAGATGGGGAGCGGCATAGCGCAGGTCCTGGCCCGGTATGAAACCGAGGTGCTCCTCTACGACATCGCGCAGCCGCAGCTCGACAGGGCACTCGCCGGCATCGCGAAGAACCTGGACCGCCAGGTGCAGAAAGGGGAGCTCGC
Encoded here:
- a CDS encoding amidohydrolase family protein, producing MSVSETTTGNGGAGAGIIDVHAHCFTSKNLAADVARQLARLRERGITHVAVAGMVNDRCDAKQIWGLVPDWVENRGDGLFDEAHDLLEHARLSKGAIVPLLDTRYLWGDVSGALGRYLRQGFRGIKGIYLPDSGNDLGVKGVPDTFGITVAEYRKREWEIFSFAEANDLPVLYHIDARRYGDTMAALLADFPRVRVNFPHFGIGRKAFSPFLDRYPNLFTDFSGLLPHMRENRASYRDFILQYHDRVCFGSDAILYKVEGSAHYLDALHDLGLSEEVLHKVCVENPHRLMGSALRSA
- a CDS encoding enoyl-CoA hydratase-related protein, whose amino-acid sequence is MKNAARRFSLLPHPKEGPAMPQLKDCTLTLEDRVAVLTFQRDDVRNALTGTALAEDIITTINWVNAEDCVSVLVMTGAGSAFSSGGNVKEMQAQSGIFGGSPVQVQDKYRRGIQQIPLLLHKAEIPVIAAINGPAIGAGFDLANMCDIRIASTRAKVGETFINLGITPGDGGAWFMQRLLGYQRAAELIFTGRVIDAAEALKLGIFLEVVDPEELLPRTMELAREIASKPPVTLRLTKRMMKLAQRSDLPDFLDLCACFQSFAHHTEDHLEAVDAFLEKRKPTYKGR
- a CDS encoding thiolase family protein, giving the protein MSEVYLVEALRTPLGSFGGALSDVEAPRLAATVMKEILQRTGLPADAVDEVIVGQVLSGGSGQAPARQALRYAGLPDNVPALTINKVCGSGLKAIMLGAGSIRLGDAEVVLAGGMENMSLAPYALSKGRYGYRMGNAEMLDLLVHDGLIDPYSGSHMGVIAEASAEKNGISRSTQDTYALASYMKAQAAQTDGVFADEIVPVTKKGRGGEVVVKDDEEPFKVDFKKLPELRAAFKKEGTITAGNASTINDGAGMTLLASAAAVKKHGLKPKARLVAYATNSVHPDDFTEAPVGAIEKACAKAGLSVADIDLFEINEAFAMVPLIAFKKLGIDPEKVNVNGGAVAIGHPLGASGARITATLVRELKKRKARYGLATLCIGGGEAVAVILESVQEAI